Genomic DNA from Coffea arabica cultivar ET-39 chromosome 7e, Coffea Arabica ET-39 HiFi, whole genome shotgun sequence:
AGTGCATCTACTGCTGACTAACTAGAATAATTGTGTCCTCAGTTGATGTAGAAATGATAGCTCATTATTCAAGTCATCAGTGCATCTTCTGCTGAAAAGCTTGCATAATGTCTTCCTAAAGTGTTTACTTGCATAATCTCTTATATTTTGCTTATTCAACTATTACTGTTATGCTGACAAAGAAATTGATGGATGCAGGCCCCTATATATGTAAATAAACAGATTGTGTTAGCAGATGCAACTAGACTTTCTTACGGGGCGGGTAGAATGAGCACTAAAGCTGTATTTGATGTATCTATGGACAGGTAAGAACTTGTTTTAAAGGCTCTCCTAACTTTACATGCTCAGTTGTCTCTGAATCTAAATATATCTTCTGCAGCCCTGCAGATGGCCCAGATTTACTTTCTGAAGAACTAAACATGTTGACCAACATGAATTTGGCAGCCGAAGAGGAAAGATACGGTGATGCAGGTATATTGGGAACTATGTAACCTTCTCATTGGTGAAGTATACTGGTCATCAGTCTCTACTGGTTAATTTTGAGCGCGTTACAATGCGTTTTATACTTGTTATTTACAGTTAAACTCGTACCTGCTAGCCTGTTTAATTAACGTTTACTTGTCTTTTCAGCCCTGTGGAGAGACAAACTTATGAAGCTTCGCAAATCAAAGTACGGGAGTTAGTTCATTTTCTTAAGGTATGCTTTATGGTTGCTTATTCCATATTCTGTGTCTATAACCAGTTGACATTGCGTATATCAAGCTCTCAAACAAGTAATTGATTAAATGCTGACTATGCTGTTGATCTATATGTTGCCATCGACAGATAAAGATATTTGTACTATGTTGTAAGCTGTCTTGCTTGCCTGAATAAAGCCCCAGTGTTCTTGCACGCAGGTCAGCTGGAGTAAATCGTTACAGGAATTTACAGTGACTGGATTCATCAGTCAATACATAGGGTTTTGTATGTACAGCTTTTGAATTCTCACATAAAACACTCCCTCAATGGAATTGTCTATTGTGATCATTGTTATCTAagttgaaatattattttttttctggaGAGAATGTAAATTTTCTGAGTGTATGTTAATATTATTCTTAGCAACTAATAACCACCactgtttttttaaaaaaaaaaaaccaccaacACAAAACGGGGGAAATACTCTCCTAAACATCATTTTCTGATCAACTTTAGGTGATTAATATTGCACTTACCGGCCATTATAAAACAATCCCCCCCTCCAAACAAAACGAAGAAAAATATAACTTCAAATAACCACAAACGGTAAAAGAGAGTAATAACTACTGATATTCTACATTGATTACACCAAAATGGACTTAGCAATTGGCACTTCTATGACGCTGGTATTGTAAATTGTTATTATATTCACGAGAAGAACAtaatagaaaagaaagagggcATCTCTTATGTGTCCAAGTTAAGTATTTGAGTAACTACGTTTCTTGATCCAAAGGCAATGATTCTATAGCAAATATGAGTGAAGCCGGTAGAGGGACTTGTGTTGGCGTCCTGGCACAACCAAAGAATATATATCACACTGTAATCACAGGTGCTGGGGTTTAGGCAAGAAGTGACAGTTTATGTGCTTTTCTTAGTGCCTTCGACAAAATGAAGGGATTCTTGGGGTCATGTTGAACCTCAGGGGGGGAGGATGCCTCTCTCCATCTCCCCACAAAGCATATGCTTCTTCTCCGTGTACTGCATCATCTCCTACCTCGAGGTCCTCTTCATCCATTCTGAGAGCTACAACCCGACTAACTAAAATGCAGATCAAACTAGTAACTACTGCATTCCAGACAGTTATGAAAGCTGCCCCTGCAAGCTGATAGAGCAATTGATAAAAACCTTCTAGCTTCTTCCCCTCAATTAAACCGTACAAAAATCCTGGACCATAACTGATTGTACCAGAGCCGTAGAAGTCCCTTAGTAGATTCGGCTTTGCAAAGATGCCTGAAAGAAGTCCTCCAAGGATACCAGCCACGGCATGAGTGTGAAAAACGCCTAAAGTATCATCAACCTTCTGGAAAAATGCTAATTTCTTGTGCAAAATCATCATAGTGTACCATGGTATTGAGCCAGACATGACCCCCATTAGCATTGCTGCCCATGTGTCCACAATTCCTGCCAAAGCAATCACAATGTTACCTTTGGAGGTCGAGTTTCAGAACCAGGTTAGTACCATGAAGCAGAAATCATATCATCAAACTAATTTTTACTAGAATTATTGCAACACCAAACCTGCTGCAGGGGTGATGCATACAAGTCCAGTGATCATTCCCTGAACAGCCCCAATGACCGAGCTCTTCTTATAGTAAATCAGGTCCATTGAAAGCCATACCAAGACACTGGTAGCAGTGCAGAGATGGGTATTTAGCAAAGCAAGTGATGTAATAAGACCAGCTGATATCGGTGATCCACCATTGAAACCACTCCATCCCATCCACAAGAACCCTGCACCTCCCAGCATGTGAATTTTGTTGTTTGGTGGAAAATGTTGCCTATCGTGTGAAAGCCTCGGTCCTACCTAGCAATTATCCCCAGTGATCATATTAGCACAAGTATTAATCTACCAAAAATTAGCTTTTGCTGATTTTGATGATTCTCTATAATCACTTTCCACAATCAGATTTTGCAAGATTTAAAGCAAACGAGAACAAGGCCAAAGACTTGATCCCTTGTCATTTTTGAAAGTGGTGCCTAATAAGTGAGGTGTTGCATGAAAACATAGAATGCAGAGAACAGAACGAACCAAAAGATAGAAATATTGAGAGTAAGATGATTTAAGTACCCAATAAGCTGCAGTAAAGCCAGCAACACCAGAAGAAAGATGAATAACATAACCACCAGAGAAGTCAATAATGCCGCGAGTTTCAAGAAATCCAGAGCCCCAGATTGTATGAACCCCAACTGTATAAGACAACGTTAACCATAGCGGGACAAACAACATCCAGGCATAGAAATTCATCCTGCCAAGCAATGAACCTGCCAGCAATATAACAGTAATTGCAGCAAAAGCAAATTGGTACAAAACATAGTCAGCATTAGGCAGGAAATATTCTTTGTATTGGCCGAGCAGATACTTTTGGGACATGGCCTCATTTGGCTTGGCTAATATGGCAGTCATATCGGTCCCAAAAGACATGCGATGGCCCCAAAGCACCCAACAAATCAAGACAGAAGCAAAGGCGTAAAGAGCCATGAAAGCAGAATTCACAGCCCATTTTTTCTTCACCATACTGCCATACAAAATCACAAGCCCCGGAACACTTTGGAGTCCCACCATGGCTGCTGCAGTTAGCTCCCATGCATTGTCTGCCCTGTTTAGCCAGTCTGGGTAAGGCGGGCCTGGTTTGAGCCCAGAAGGTAGTGCTGTAACCTTCTCTAGAGCCATTCAGGAAGAACAAAGTGAGATGGGAAAagggaaattttggaaatttcaaCTCCAATGGTGATCTATAAAATACAAAAGAGGTACAAAGTCTGCAAGGTCGATAAGTTTATGCATTGGAATGATCTAAGTTTTTTGGGCTTATACAGAATCTCTTAACATTCTTTGCTGTCGGTTTTTAACTTCCAAAGTCTGTTAGATTCATTctcatttctcttttttttttttaaatttttggaaaaaaatgttGAAAATCAGTAGATCAATATTCAAGCCCTCCTTATGTAACATTACGATTAGGATAGTAATTATCATATATACTATCTGCACTAGATAATATATTTCGGTTACAATTATATTAGAACCAAGTTTCAGGGTTCAATCaaatggaaaagtaaggaaatttgCAGAGATATGTAAACATATTATGAAAACTATATATTGTGCTAGCTAAGGACAAATCAATGGTTGGCATTTAATCAAGATTCATTTGAGAATCCGCAAAAGGAGAGGCCAAGCCATTTGTAAAATTGTGATTGATGGTGACAAGTCAAGTAACGCAAGAAATTAATACAACACCACCTGCTACCAAGATTCATTGTGAAAGATAATCAGTTGTTTTTTCTTGTTATCTTTATTAAAACTCTGCTCATAAGGGGATAAAATATACAATTAATATGATACTGGCCAGAGGTGTGCCAATACTACAGGTTCCTTACATAGATTCCGTGGAATTCGATGGATGATGCAGCCAGTACATGAATCTTCTTTACCACCaccaacaccccccccccccccaccccaaaaaaaaaaaagaagcactaATAGGGGATTCTGTGTTATGCTTCTCACATAGTAACTTTAAAAGCAAATGGCATTCAGAAACTTCCAATGGGGGCGGAAAATTAAAGGAGGTGCATGGCCATGATGTGCAAAGTCTCCcaagaaaataacaagaatCTAAATACAGATAACAAAATTAAGGAGGGTGAAATTAATATCTCGCAACCAATATAAATAAAGAAAACGTAGCTTGAGGAGACTGCAATTGGTAAACGTCTACCAGATTTTACCATATCAAATAATCATGATTACATTACACCCTCCAATATTAGTTgtcaaaatgaagaagaagaagaagaaggaaaaatgaagaagaaggtTAATCAGCTCTCCGAAATGATGAaacatatgtatgtatgtatgtacatGACATTGGAAGGTCTGTTACAAACCAAAACCGATCGAATAATTGCGAAAAAAACTacaaaacaagactatcaaatcTTGCCATATCTGCGCCAAAAGATTAGCATGACGATACACCTTCTAAAAATATAAAGTCTGGATCTCTGTTCTTTTATCATCGCAAAACAAGATCCTCCACcacctgctgctgctgctgctgctgcttgcTTTTTCCTCGCACGATGCCCGATACTACAAGAAACCCTCTTCTCCTGGCAAAAATTCTGCGCAGAAGCACATTGGCCCATCAAAAAAGGGATCGAATCCTAACCCCTTAACCcagaatatacatatatatatatatatgtatgtacaaAACTATGGCCTTCCCTTCCCAACCCCTCCTAAATATTTTTGATCCTATTCGTTAGCAAGTAACAACCCTCCTCAGAGCTGTACATATATAAGAACCTTCAACAAGGGACCAGAATTTTTGTTAGAAAAGCAAATTCTATAGCTTCAAACCTTTCCTTGAGAAGTATTTGCGTGCAATTCTTTAAAGCAATAATTTTCTCTACGTATGCCACGTGAAACAATTTTTTCAGAAGCAAATGCTA
This window encodes:
- the LOC113702019 gene encoding ammonium transporter 2 member 3-like — encoded protein: MALEKVTALPSGLKPGPPYPDWLNRADNAWELTAAAMVGLQSVPGLVILYGSMVKKKWAVNSAFMALYAFASVLICWVLWGHRMSFGTDMTAILAKPNEAMSQKYLLGQYKEYFLPNADYVLYQFAFAAITVILLAGSLLGRMNFYAWMLFVPLWLTLSYTVGVHTIWGSGFLETRGIIDFSGGYVIHLSSGVAGFTAAYWVGPRLSHDRQHFPPNNKIHMLGGAGFLWMGWSGFNGGSPISAGLITSLALLNTHLCTATSVLVWLSMDLIYYKKSSVIGAVQGMITGLVCITPAAGIVDTWAAMLMGVMSGSIPWYTMMILHKKLAFFQKVDDTLGVFHTHAVAGILGGLLSGIFAKPNLLRDFYGSGTISYGPGFLYGLIEGKKLEGFYQLLYQLAGAAFITVWNAVVTSLICILVSRVVALRMDEEDLEVGDDAVHGEEAYALWGDGERHPPPLRFNMTPRIPSFCRRH